In Kryptolebias marmoratus isolate JLee-2015 linkage group LG11, ASM164957v2, whole genome shotgun sequence, the following proteins share a genomic window:
- the znf592 gene encoding zinc finger protein 592, translating into MGDMKTPDFDDLLAAFDIPDATGLDAKEPIQGNHEEAENQLKHTGMCLDDSLLNNQAVTAADIPLVSVIVKNTSRQESLEGFGEELHSGQALQNGFKGRDVDPAELVKTDFPNSFQCALNGETSREAPEKTPVPQKTNEPAIFSRSPSHFSPVSSPGLKDALRSVDKIVSKEETTCFSDSPLLEEPLAPDNQNSLDLCMFDNSPNNTQGSSTENGGHDALSDIGISNETEGNPEIHSAFPSSSIDQDCSENNCNSESTVDATAFYSPAKSQTPKLSSCLEALVALNARKDPGEQTNPRESSSMQNDCIKASHKVTMSPISPRSPLEVVKRLVKPSDSPMSICSDSSGKASPAVASGSSAAIPRVRIKTIKTTSGQIKRTVTSVLPDSETDEIHAYESSPSQSMISEDSYSNASPRQPQTVDCVVGMQSKGRAASATSPKVLHRKSEEKSRNAETFRSTSCSVKKSGAHKAHKPRKAAAAAGQAPNTNLLPQAMHLASLNLVPHSVAASVAARPASHPQNSHILSSTVCSTVPLVHQVKTANPYPRSFLPNTAAGTLNRLLTSTNPVPVYVPNLSPPPESDISLPSHGYCCLECGDSFGIERSLAYHYNRRSVHIEVGCTHCAKTLVFFNKCALLAHAREHKSGGVVMQCTQLHLKPISEEQMFVPLSADVAPAGPHTLPLLSPKSEPVLPLYPDNVIRHRLRCLECNKQLPDYKALAGHYQKSSDVVEGLICKVCSMLLPNKCSFRAHQRIHAHKSPYCCPECGALSRSADIQKHVRENCLHYARKAWYKCLHCDMVFRTLQGQKIHIEEKHCEVFYKCCVCPVAFKTSDSCEAHLKHKHSTNKQSPLLVFKCSCEAVFKKKQLFFQHFLQNANKRVTCVFKCPECNSVFPQKRLLVHHFKSVHAGNMTAEAAKDTKEEDKTDCYSESHSLLQQRSQDARKLADGPRRRSEQDGRSRAKPSGWTCGECLQWFAERESYVSHMKTDHGKSVKKYPCRHCEQSFISATSLRRHVRSEHDGKRRIYSCWYCTDTKTIFTTSVMLKNHISLMHGIKNPDLGQMPKTSIQEFKKADKESVSAPPAASAQADGRDRAGPEAPSAKRLKTQFRCSKCGFVTARSAEFQQHIPQHKRDENTPQCLHCGLCFTSVFSLSRHLFIVHKVKDPEEEREEEEEEEEEGDVGGKEPDSGWVTSADADGMNDFEPSLEGEPENPHCSETTDSNLQLNTHSQTEAATLQQ; encoded by the exons CACACAGGGATGTGTCTGGATGACAGCCTGCTGAATAACCAGGCTGTCACGGCCGCAGACATTCCTCTCGTCAGTGTTATAGTGAAAAACACAAGTCGGCAGGAGTCACTGGAAGGTTTCGGTGAGGAGCTTCATTCGGGACAAGCGTTGCAGAATGGATTTAAGGGACGGGATGTTGATCCTGCAGAGCTGGTCAAAACAGACTTTCCCAACTCTTTTCAGTGTGCTTTGAATGGGGAGACTTCAAGAGAGGCTCCGGAGAAAACGCCCGTGCCACAGAAAACTAATGAACCTGCAATATTTTCCCGGTCACCTTCACATTTTAGCCCCGTGTCTAGTCCCGGACTTAAAGACGCCCTGCGTAGCGTAGATAAAATAGTTTCAAAAGAAGAGACGACTTGTTTTTCAGATTCTCCACTTTTAGAGGAACCTTTAGCCCCAGACAATCAGAACAGCTTGGACCTTTGCATGTTTGATAACTCTCCCAACAACACTCAAGGAAGCAGCACAGAAAATGGCGGACACGATGCGCTTTCTGACATCGGCATCAGTAATGAAACAGAAGGAAACCCCGAAATACACAGTGCGTTCCCTTCTTCCAGCATTGATCAGGATTGCAGTGAAAACAATTGCAATTCAGAAAGCACAGTGGATGCTACCGCCTTTTACTCACCTGCCAAATCTCAGACACCTAAATTGTCCTCGTGTCTTGAGGCTCTGGTGGCTCTGAATGCTAGAAAAGATCCTGGTGAACAGACTAATCCCAGAGAGTCATCATCAATGCAGAATGACTGCATTAAAGCTAGCCACAAAGTAACCATGTCCCCAATAAGCCCAAGAAGTCCACTCGAAGTAGTAAAACGGCTCGTCAAACCTTCTGATAGCCCTATGAGCATCTGCAGTGACAGCAGTGGTAAAGCGTCCCCTGCAGTCGCATCCGGGTCGTCTGCAGCCATTCCCAGGGTCAGAATTAAGACCATTAAAACAACATCGGGGCAGATAAAGCGCACAGTCACCAGTGTGCTGCCTGATTCGGAAACAGATGAGATTCACGCTTATGAGTCCTCACCATCACAGAGTATGATCAGTGAGGATTCTTACAGCAACGCGTCTCCCCGCCAGCCTCAAACTGTTGATTGCGTTGTTGGAATGCAAAGTAAAGGGAGAGCCGCTAGCGCAACTTCACCGAAAGTATTACACAGAAAGTCTGAGGAAAAATCGAGGAACGCCGAAACATTTCGTAGCACTAGTTGTTCTGTGAAAAAGTCTGGTGCCCATAAGGCGCATAAGCCAAGAaaggcggcggcggcagcaggcCAGGCACCGAACACAAACCTTCTTCCACAAGCAATGCACTTGGCGAGTCTAAACCTGGTTCCTCACAGTGTTGCCGCCTCGGTGGCTGCACGGCCCGCCTCCCATCCACAGAACTCGCACATCCTGTCCTCCACAGTGTGCAGCACCGTCCCATTGGTGCATCAGGTCAAAACGGCCAACCCCTATCCACGCTCGTTTCTTCCAAACACAGCGGCAGGAACCCTAAACAGACTGTTGACGAGTACCAACCCAGTGCCTGTGTACGTGCCCAACCTGAGCCCCCCTCCCGAGAGCGACATCAGCCTTCCGTCGCACGGATACTGCTGCCTCGAGTGCGGCGACTCCTTCGGCATCGAGAGGAGCCTTGCTTACCATTACAACCGGAGGAGCGTTCACATCGAAGTTGGGTGCACACACTGCGCGAAGACCTTGGTTTTCTTCAACAAGTGCGCCTTGTTGGCGCATGCGCGGGAGCACAAAAGCGGTGGCGTGGTGATGCAGTGCACGCAGCTCCATTTGAAACCCATATCGGAGGAGCAGATGTTTGTGCCTCTGAGTGCCGACGTGGCTCCAGCAGGTCCTCACACCCTGCCGTTACTGTCACCGAAAAGTGAACCAGTCCTGCCCTTGTATCCGGATAACGTCATTCGCCACAGACTTCGTTGTCTGGAGTGCAACAAGCAGTTACCCGACTACAAAGCACTCGCAGgtcactaccaaaagtcatcAGACGTTGTGGAAGGGCTG ATTTGTAAAGTATGCTCAATGCTGTTACCCAACAAGTGCAGCTTCAGAGCTCACCAGCGCATTCACGCTCACAAGTCCCCTTACTGCTGCCCCGAGTGCGGCGCCCTGAGTCGGTCTGCAGACATACAGAAGCACGTCAGGGAAAACTGTCTGCATTACGCCCGCAAGGCTTGGTACAA ATGTCTTCACTGTGATATGGTTTTCAGGACTCTACAAGGACAAAAGATTCACATCGAAGAGAAACACTGTGAAGTCTTTTACAAATGCTGCGTCTGTCCGGTCGCATTCAAGACCTCCGACAGCTGCGAAGCacatctaaaacacaaacacagcactAACAAACAGTCGCCTCT GTTGGTCTTTAAGTGCTCGTGTGAGGCGGTTTTCAAGAAAAAGCAGCTGTTCTTTCAACATTTCCTTCAAAATGCCAACAAACGAGTGacgtgtgtgtttaaatgtccAGAATGCAACTCAGTGTTTCCACAAAAGCGGCTGTTAGTGCATCACTTCAAG AGTGTTCACGCAGGGAACATGACCGCAGAGGCCGCAAAGGAcaccaaagaagaagacaagACCGACTGTTACTCAGAGTCTCACTCTCTGCTACAACAGAGGAGCCAGGACGCCCGTAAACTTGCAGACGGTCCCAGAAGGAGGTCAGAGCAGGACGGCAGGTCTCGCGCGAAGCCCAGCGGCTGGACGTGCGGCGAGTGTCTACAGTGGTTCGCTGAGAGGGAGTCCTACGTTTCTCACATGAAGACCGACCACGGAAAG TCGGTGAAGAAGTACCCATGCCGACACTGTGAGCAGTCGTTCATCTCCGCAACCAGCCTGAGGAGACACGTTCGCAGCGAGCATGATGGGAAAAGGAGAATTTACAGCTGTTG GTACTGCACAGATACCAAGACGATATTCACAACAAGCGTGATGTTGAAGAACCACATAAGTCTTATGCATGGAATTAAAAACCCTGATCTTGGTCAAATGCCAAAAACATCTATCCAGGAATTCAAAAAAGCGGACAAG GAGTCTGTGTCAGCGCCGCCCGCTGCGAGCGCTCAGGCCGACGGCCGGGATCGCGCAGGTCCCGAGGCCCCTTCAGCTAAACGTCTAAAAACTCAGTTTCGCTGTTCAAAGTGCGGTTTCGTCACCGCCAGGAGTGCAGAGTTCCAGCAGCATATACCTCAGCataaaagagatgaaaacaCTCCTCAGTGCCTTCACTGCGGCCTGTGTTTTACGTCCGTCTTCTCGCTCAGTAGACATCTTTTTATTGTGCACAAAGTCAAAGATCCTGAGgaagaaagagaggaagaggaggaggaagaggaggagggagacgtCGGGGGAAAGGAGCCCGACAGTGGGTGGGTTACATCAGCAGATGCTGATGGGATGAATGACTTTGAACCTTCGCTGGAAGGAGAGCCAGAAAATCCTCACTGCTCCGAAACTACGGACTCTAATTTACAGCTAAACACTCACTCTCAGACAGAAGCGGCCACTCTCCAGCAGTGA